Below is a genomic region from Mycolicibacterium neworleansense.
GGGGACGGCTTCCAGATCACTGACGCCACCACTGTCGGGCGAGGAGATGCCCAGCACGGCGAGCAGCAAGCCGCCTGCCGGGTTGCGCATGTCGCGTCGCAAGGTCACCGTGTCGTCGACCGGACCCAGGTCCATCGAGGAATACGAACGCCCGAGGTAGCGGTAACTGAGCAGGCCGCCCCAGCGCCGGCGCAGTTCAGCGGCATATGCCTCGGGATCGTCGGTGAGATCACGGATGTCACGCAACATTCCAGCGACAGTAGCCGGTGAGACGGTGTGGCTGGACGGACACCACGCTGACGCAGCGATTAGCCTCGTTGCCATGACCGTGAGCCGATTCAGCACCGACGTCTACGCCCACCGGCTCTCCGCGGCCGCGTCAGCAGCAGCAGACGCCGGGCTGGCCGGTCTGGTCATCACCCCGGGCTATGACCTGCGGTACCTGGCGGGCTCACGCGCGCAGACCTTCGAGCGGCTGACGGCGCTGGTCTTGCCCGCCTCGGGGGCCCCGACGATCGTGGTGCCGCGCCTGGAGCTCGCTGCTCTCAAGGAGTCGGCGGTCACCGAACTCGGTGTGACGGTTCGTGATTGGGTGGACGGCCAGAACCCGTATCAAATGGTCGCTGACGCGCTCGGCGGGCCGGGTAGTGCCGTGGCGGTCACCGACTCGATGCCTGCCCTGCATCTGCTGCCGCTCGCCGACCTGCTCGGGGTGGTTCCGGTCCTGGCCACCGATGTGCTGCGGAAACTGCGGATGATCAAGGACCCCGCCGAGATCGACGCCCTGCGCAAGGCCGGTGCGGCGATCGACCGGGTGCACGCCCGGGTTCCCGAATTCCTGGTGCCTGGCCGCACCGAAGCGGACGTGGCCGCGGACATCGCCGAAGCGATTGTTGCCGAAGGACATTCGGAGGTGGCATTCATCATCGTCGGATCCGGTCCCAACGGTGCCGACCCGCACCACGAATGCTCGGACCGTGAGCTCCGTGCCGGCGACGTCGTCGTCGTCGACATCGGTGGGCCGTATGAGCCTGGCTACAATTCCGACTCCACCCGCACCTACTCGATCGGTGAGCCGGATCCCGAGGTGGCGCGGCGCTACGCGGTGCTGCAGCGCGCCCAGCAGGCGGCCGTCGCGGCCGTACGGCCCGGGGTAACCGCCGAACAGATCGATGCGGCCGCCCGCGATGTCCTGGCGGCCGAGGGCCTGGCCGAGGCGTTCGTCCACCGCACCGGACACGGCATCGGACTCTCGGTGCACGAAGAGCCCTACATCGTGGAGGGGAACGACCTGAGGCTGGAAGCCGGGATGGCGTTCAGCGTTGAGCCCGGCGTGTATTTCCCCGGACAGTGGGGCGCCCGCATCGAGGACATCGTGGTGGTCACCGAGGACGGCGCGGAGTCGGTCAACAACCAGCCGCACGATCTTGTCGTGGTGCCGGTGAACTAGCCGGAAACTAGCCTTCGCTGCGGTCCAGCAGCTCCGAGGAGCCCAGGACGCGTTCGATCCGCACCTCGATCACCACGCGATTGGGGTTGATCCGCGGGGTGCGGTAGCGCTGGGCATACCGCAGCTCGGCGTCGCGCACCGCGTCGGCCTCGCTGCTCACCGTGGACTTGCCTTCCAGCGACAACCAGCGGGCACCGTCGACCTGGCTGAGTACCGCGATGCCGCGCTCGTGCGCGTTCACCGCCTTCTGCGAGCCGCCGTTGGTGATGACCCGGGCGATGTGGGTCTTGGGATCGAAGGTGAAACCCACCGCCACCACGTGCGGGGAGTTGTCCGAGCGCAGCGTGGTGAGCATCGCCAGGTGGCGTTCGGTCAGGAACGCCAGCGCCTCGCTGGTGAGCTTGGTGGTTGCCTTGCCACGAGATGTAGCCATCGGGGTCCACGCTAGCGCAGGACATAATCGCTGCCATGGATGACACGGCTGGCACGGATCCCCGTGTCGTGGTGATTTTCGGGGGCCGCAGCGAGATCGGTGTCGAACTCGCGGTCCGGCTGGCTCCGGGGGCGGTCGTCGTGCTTGCCGCGCGCCGCACCGATCAGCTGGTCGAGCAGGTCGCGGCGGTGCGCGCCGCCGCGGTCCATGTCGCCGAGTTCGATGCCGACGACACCGCGGGCCACGCCGGTGTCGTCGACGCCATCGAAGCCGCACACGGACCGATCGACACCGCGGTGCTGGCCTTCGGTGTGCTGGGGGATCAGGATCGCGCCGAGGTCGACGCGGCCCATGCCGTGGCCGTCGTCCACACGGACTACGTGGCCCAGGTCGGCCTGCTCACGGTGCTCGCTCAACGCATGCGTACCAGGGACCGGGGCCGGCTGGTGGTGTTCTCCTCGATCGCCGGAGCCCGGGCCCGCCGCGCCAACTACGTCTACGGTTCGGCCAAATCAGGCCTGGACGCGTTCGCCTCCGGGCTGACCGATGCCCTCCACGGAACCGGCGTGCAGCTGCTGATCGTTCGGCCGGGATTCGTCATCGGCCGGATGACCGAGGGCATGGAACCGGCGCCGTTCTCCAGCACGCCGGCGCAGGTGGCCGAGGCCACGGCCAAGGCGCTGGCTCGCGGCAAACGTGCGGTGTGGGTGCCGTGGGTGATCCGGCCGATGATC
It encodes:
- a CDS encoding F420-dependent biliverdin reductase: MATSRGKATTKLTSEALAFLTERHLAMLTTLRSDNSPHVVAVGFTFDPKTHIARVITNGGSQKAVNAHERGIAVLSQVDGARWLSLEGKSTVSSEADAVRDAELRYAQRYRTPRINPNRVVIEVRIERVLGSSELLDRSEG
- a CDS encoding SDR family NAD(P)-dependent oxidoreductase yields the protein MDDTAGTDPRVVVIFGGRSEIGVELAVRLAPGAVVVLAARRTDQLVEQVAAVRAAAVHVAEFDADDTAGHAGVVDAIEAAHGPIDTAVLAFGVLGDQDRAEVDAAHAVAVVHTDYVAQVGLLTVLAQRMRTRDRGRLVVFSSIAGARARRANYVYGSAKSGLDAFASGLTDALHGTGVQLLIVRPGFVIGRMTEGMEPAPFSSTPAQVAEATAKALARGKRAVWVPWVIRPMIFVTRFVPRPIWRRLPR
- a CDS encoding M24 family metallopeptidase, with amino-acid sequence MTVSRFSTDVYAHRLSAAASAAADAGLAGLVITPGYDLRYLAGSRAQTFERLTALVLPASGAPTIVVPRLELAALKESAVTELGVTVRDWVDGQNPYQMVADALGGPGSAVAVTDSMPALHLLPLADLLGVVPVLATDVLRKLRMIKDPAEIDALRKAGAAIDRVHARVPEFLVPGRTEADVAADIAEAIVAEGHSEVAFIIVGSGPNGADPHHECSDRELRAGDVVVVDIGGPYEPGYNSDSTRTYSIGEPDPEVARRYAVLQRAQQAAVAAVRPGVTAEQIDAAARDVLAAEGLAEAFVHRTGHGIGLSVHEEPYIVEGNDLRLEAGMAFSVEPGVYFPGQWGARIEDIVVVTEDGAESVNNQPHDLVVVPVN